One genomic segment of Syntrophorhabdus sp. includes these proteins:
- a CDS encoding L-lactate dehydrogenase yields the protein MKIGIVGSGLVGSTAAYTIVMKGFGTEIVLID from the coding sequence ATGAAGATAGGTATTGTCGGCTCGGGTTTGGTAGGTTCCACGGCTGCCTACACCATTGTCATGAAGGGCTTCGGGACAGAGATCGTTCTCATCGACA